GTGAGCAACCACGGGATATATGGCATGCCGCCGGTTTCGTTCAACCGGTCCGGCGCCTGCGCGTAGCCGTGCGCAATCGAATGCTGCTGGTCGAAGCCGCTATACAGGTAACCGTTCCAGCCCCACTCTTCCGGCGCGAGCACTTTGGCCCCCGGATCCGCCGCTTTCACCGCACGCGAATACGCGATCACCTTGGCCGCGATCTCGCTGGCATGCGCACCGTCCGGATGCGAGTTGTTATGGATGAGTTGCCACAGACTCGGCTCGTTATCCATCGCGTAGTACTTCACCCCGCCCGCACGTGCGGGACCGAACTGCTGCACCAGTGCACTGACGCGAGCCTGCTGGCTGGCCGGATCGTCGGGTACGGTGGCGTCGTCCGGATCGTTGCGCACGGGCGTGCCGTCGCGCAGGATGCCGTTGCCCGCGTCGGTCATGCCGTCCACGTCGTGATTCTGTTGCGGACCGTACTTGGCGATGGAAAAGCTCGCCAGCCGGTCGCGCGAGCGCGAGAGCGTGGCCACGCGTCCGAGCATGGAAATGGTGATGATCGGCTGCGCACCGGCGGCCTGCGTCAGGGCGACGAAACGCTCGCCGAACTGGTCGTTGATGTCCGACGGATTGACCGGCAGGCTCTCGTAGTACCAGTCTCGCCCGGCATTGCGTGCGTCGAGCCGCCAGTTATACGCCGACGCACTGTTGCCGCCCGAGCGGTTAAGCGGCGCGCGCAGGTCCTGCAACATCGCCGTCGTACCGAAATTGATGCCGTAGATCAGCGGACTGATGGGGTGCCGATTGGCCCCCGCATCCACGGCAATAGCCACGCTCAGCGCTGCGCCGGGCGTCGCTTCGGTACAGGCCGCGGCCGACAGCAACACGGCGGCGCCCATGAGCTGGGTCAGGCGGCAAATCACACTGCGCACACTACGGCGCGGCAACACGCGCATGGAAGCTCCGGGGAACGGCACGATGGTCGAATCCGCCAGCACGCCAGATGTAGACGAAGATCGCCAGAATGACGGCCGTTTCACCGGGCGCCAGCGTGGGCGGGTAGAAGAACGACACCAGCAGTACGAAAATCAGATAGTCGTACAGCGCCCCGAGGAAATCGTCTTCGACCTGCGCGCGCAGACGGCGGAAGAAGAACAGGCCACGCAACTGGAAGCACAGAATGACGAACGCGCCGATCAAGCCGTACTCGAACACGATCCCGAGCCATGTGATGTCGGCCAGGAAGAAGAAGTGATGGAAGTACGTGGTAAGCGTGTCGCCGCTGGCCGGACTGATCGTCCCCACGCCGAACAGCCAGCGCAGCGAATCGTTGCCGAGAAAGCGTGTGGCGAGCAGCGCCGAGATGCGCCGCGTATCGAAGCCGGTCTCCGCACTCGCACTGAAAATCGTTGCCAGGTACCCCATCGAGAAAACGCTTGCCAGCACGAGCGGCGCGACGAGCATCAGCCCGATGCGGGCTCGCGGGCGCGCCCACACGAACGTGTTGATGACCAGCACCCCCATGATGCCGATGGCAAGCGCGCGGGATTTCACGATCAGCAGCGCCACCGCCAGGCAGATCAGCACGCTGACGAGATAGCCCACGTGGCGTTCGAAAAACGCGCGGCGATAGCAGAAAAACAACAGGATGAACGGGAAATACATCGACATGCGGATGCGATGTCCGCGGCTGTCGCTGGTAAAGAACGGCGCCTGTCCGAAAACGTACGTGTCCTTGTACCAGTCCGCCGGCACCAGCAGCCACATGAGAATCAGCGCGCCCACGATGACCGCGCCGAGAATCACGAAACTGCGCCCCAGCTCATGCAGCGTGGGCTTGAGCATCAGGAGCAGCGCCAGAAAGGAGAAGAAATACAGAATCGGCAGCAGCTTCACCTGCGCCGTCACACTGGTGAAGAAACTCTCATGGAAGTAAATCACCGCGGCAAAGCTCGGCACCATCACGAGCCACGCGAAGCTCACCAGCACTTGCCGCGTCATGGGAAAGCGCGGCTGAGCGCCAAGGCGCAGCACCAGCGGCAGCGTAAGAATCGGAAACGCCTTCGAGAGCGCCCACAGCGGATAGAGCGCCGTGATGTAGTGGAACGTCTGGCCGAACAACGGCAGGAGCGCCACGAGCACCGCGACAATGGCCGTGCGCGGCAAACCGCCCGAGAACACGGCCGGCAGGTCGTGCGTCTGGGCCGCGGATGAGTCGGGAGCGGCGGATTCCATTTCGAAGGCGGGCTGCGCGGCTGTCACGAAGCGGTTGAATTCGGTGGTTAGACTAGGCGAATTTGCCGGGTCGGATTCGACGGGCCGGTCGACGCGCCGGGCGGCCGCGCCTCACGTTCGGCGGCGCGGCGTCCCATCGTCGGACTGCCCGGCTGTCGGGCGATCAGAAACTGCGGGCGCCGTTGATGTCGTAGTTGACGTTCTTGTTGAACGGCAGCGCCTTGTTGATGTACTGGTCGACCCAGAGATCCACTTCGGCAATCGACGACTTCGGCACGAAGATAGTGTCGTTCGATTGCAGAACGATGTCCTGCGCCGGGTCGCCTTGCTGCGTGAGCGCCTTCACGTCGACCGTGCGAAGCATCGGACGGCCGTCCGGGCTGCGGCGAATCAGCACGATTTCGCCGGTGCGTGCGGTGTCGAGCAGGCCCTGTGCGGTGATGATCGCCTGCATGACGCTCATGCCCGGCGTAAGCGCGAGTTCGCCGGGCTTGCCGACCTCGCCCCCGACGAACACGTGCGCGGCGGTCTGCGTCACCGCGACCATGGCCATTGCGTTCGCGGTCATATGATTCGCGGCGAGGGCGCGGTTGACCGTTTCGCCGAACTGCGCGAGCGTCTGTCCGGCTGCCGGGAGATTGCCGGCAAACGGCATGGCGACGGTGCCATCGGGTGCGACACGGCCCTTGTAGTTGAGCTCGACGTTGAACGGCAGCACGACGGAAATATCGTCGCCAGCCAACAGCCGGTACGGGCTCGGTGTCGAATCGACCCAGGTCGCAAAGCGATCGGATTGCTGGTATTTGGTGTCGACCCAGGTTTGGGTGCAGGCCGTCAGCGTCATCAGCGCCAGTACGCAGGCCGGGCGGAGCATGTTCATGGGACAGATGGCACGAAGGCCGGGGTGGTTACACGGAGTTTGGACCGTACTCTAGTGCACTTCTCGCGTCTCGCCAAGCACGATGAATCGGCGCCGGATTTAGGATAATGGCGGTTTTAGGGGGACTTTACGGGGACTTTCTTGCGTAAGATATGCGCCTTGAAACCATGAAACATGGCCGGGCAACCTTTACGCTTCTTGCATCGCTATGGCAATTACGACTAGAACAAGGCCTGACCGGCACGCCGCGGTCGTCGACGTGACGATCCGGGATTATCTCAACACACTTTTTTATTACCGCAAGATCGCCACGACCGTGTTCCTCGCCATCGTGGCGCTCGGTGTGCTCGTCGCGCTGTTCGTGCCGATTCCGTATCGCGCCCAGGCCACGTTGCTCGTGCTCAACGCGGGGTACTACGACCAGACCAACAATCCGAACGGCGGCGTGTCGCTGCAACCGCCGCCCGGCCAGCTCAACGGCGTGGAAGCGCAGATTCTGTCGAGTCCGGAGCTTCACCGCGACGTCATCCTGTCGAAACTCGGCCCCGGCGCGACGGCGAGCGACATCGACCGTGAGTTGCAGAATTTCGAGAAGCGTCTGCACATCGAGCAGAACGACCTCGCGAACACCATCACGCTGACTTATTCGGATACCGACCCCAAGGCCGCTGCCGATGCACTCGCGCGCCTGCTCGACAAGTACTTCCGTCAACGCGCCTCGATCTTTACGTCGGGCCGCGTCAACCTGCTGGTGAGCCAGCGCGACGACGTGGGCAAGCAACTCGACAAGGCCGACGCCGATCTGCTCGCGTTTCAGAAAAAGCACGGCATCGTGAAGATCGACGACCAGACGTCGCGCGCCGTACTGCTCGAATCGCAGCTCGTGCAGCGCAAGCTGGAAACCGATGCGAAACTCGCGCAGGACCGCAGCGAACTGAAGTCGCTGCAAGGCTCCACCAAAGACGTGCGCTCGACGATTCCGATCTACACGGACGACTCCGAGACGAGCCGCGCGATCAACACGCTGCAAGGCTCGCTCAGCGAACTCGAGAACAAGCGTGCCGACTTCGCGTCGCGTTACATGGCGACGTCGCCGTTCGTCGTTCAGCTCGACAAGCAGATCGCCGACATGCGCGCGAACATCGCGAAGCAACGTCAGGAGATGATGACCGCAACGCGTCTGGGCCATAACAACTATTTCGACGTGGTGCAGGAACGTCTGGCCGTGCTCAACGCGAGCATCGCCGGCGGAATGGCGCAGCAAGCGGCGCTCGAAGCGCAGATCAAGGAAACGCGCGACAAGCTGCAAGGCATGAGCGACGTGTCGAGCCAGTTGAGTCAGTTGCAGGCGCGCCGCGACATTCTCGCGGACAGTTTCAAGGAACGTTCGCGCCAGGTCGAGTTGGCCCGCGTTCAGCAAGGTCAGGTCAGCCAGATCAACGGCACCAACGTGCGCGTGATTCAGGCGCCGTTCCCGCCGTCGCAGCGCAGTGTGTCGGCCAGTCTGCTGATCGCCGCGTCGATTGCCGCCGGGCTGCTGATTTCCGCGCTGACGGTGCTGATCCTTTCGAGTCTTCGTGAAACGTTCCTGAGCCCGGAACAAGTCGAGCGCGCCCTGCTGCTGCCGGTGGTGAACGCGCCGGTGATGTTGGGCGGCCAACGGGCCGGGGGTACCGGGACGTCGGGGACGTCGGGCACGGCGGCAGCGCCGGGGGTCGCGAACGCCGAAGCCGCCTATGCGCGCCCGGCGCATCTGGCCTATGGCCGGATGATTGCCGCGATCAACAGCAGCACCGACAGTCATGCCAAGGTGGTGATGGCCTTGTCGGCCGGCAAGAACGACGGCCTGGCGTCCGTCATTCAGGGGCTGACGAGCGAACTCGAACATCGCTCCGGCAAGCCGATCCTGATTCTGGACATTGCCTCCACACCGGACTCACCGATGTACGGCAAGCCGAACGCGCAGGGTCTGCTCGCGTGGCCGTCGAACGGCGGCACGGCGCTCACCGATGTCGCGGCATCCGGCATGGGCGACACGGGCGCCGACGGATCGGGCGTACTTTCGGATCTAGCGTTCACGCGCGTGGATCGCCACAACATCGTCGTGGCGCAACCGCGCAGCGGCGCGATTCCGTCGTCGTGGCAGCAGGTCACACGACTGTTCGATGCGCTGCGCGAATCGCATGATTACATCGTCGTGCACGCGCCGCCGTCGAGCCAGTCGTTCACCGGAATCGAAAACGCTTCGCTGGCCGATGCCACGGTACTCGTGGTACGCGCGGAAGCCACGCGCAAGCCGGTTATCGCGGGCCTCAAGGCACAGGTCGAAGATGCGGGCGGACGCCTCATCGGTGTGGCGCTCACGCATCGTCGCGGTTATATTCCGAGCTTCATCTACCGGTTCTTCTAGGCATCGGTTCAGACCACCATGCAACAAATCAGCGCGATCCTGCCGATCAAGACCCGGGGAAGGCACTACGCCGACAACATCGGCCGTTGTGACATTCTCTTCTCCTCGCTGCGTCACTTCACGACGCCGGACCTGTTTCATCGCTTCGTGATCGTCGTGCCGCACGACGAGGTCGAAGACGTGCGTGGCTATGCGCGCGCGTGGTCCGACTTCCCCATCGAAGTGATCGACGAATCGCAGTACATGGGCGCGTTCGACGACTTCTCACAGCGTCACCAGATTCGCAACTGGCATCGTCAGCAGATCATCAAGATCAACGCGCCGGAGTGGATCGAGACGGAATACTTCCTGATCTTCGATCCGGACTGTTTCGCGACACATCGCTTCGACTACGACTCACTGATCGTGAACGGACGCGCGATCACGCACCTGAAGGGGCGCAGCGTCGAGCCCTATTACTGGGAGGCGTCGGCCAAGCTGCTCGACGTCGAGCCGCATCTGGATCGCGAAGGGGTGTGGTGGACACCCGCGACGCTTTCGCGCTCGCTTTGCCTGTCATTGCAGGCGCGCCTCGCCGCCGTGCACGGCACGGACTGGAAGCGGGTGCTGCTCGCGAACTACGCCATCGACTGGACGGAATACACGCTGTACTGGCTCAACGCCGAGCGCGCCGGGCTGCTCGACAGGTACCACACACAAGCCGTGCCGCCACAGCGCACGCTGCACGCCGACGAGAGTGTCTGGTTTGCCGACAAGATGCAGGAATGGGACGCTGCGCATTATTTCGCCCCCCAGAGCGACGGGTTGTTCGCCGTGGTCCAGAGCAATACGAAAATTCCGCTCGAACAGGTGGTCGCGAAGCTCTCGCCGTATTTCCCCATCGAGATCCAGCCCTACGAGCGGCACGTCGATCCGGCGCTCAAGGGCGCCGAGTTATACTCGGCGGTCGTGCGCAAGGGGCTCAAGATGATGAAGAAGTTGCTGGGCAACGGCGCGGGCATCAAATAAGACAGGACCCGATTCGATGAGCGGTACGGGCAGCGCCAAGGGCCGGATGGCAGGTATCGAGATTCTGCGGTTTTTCAGCGCGTTCGCGGTGCTCGTCTGGCATTACCAGCATTTCTTTTTCCGGAGCGCGAGCGCTTCCATCGAGGTCGTGCGCGACACGCAGCCGCTCTACA
This is a stretch of genomic DNA from Pandoraea faecigallinarum. It encodes these proteins:
- a CDS encoding polysaccharide biosynthesis/export family protein, which produces MNMLRPACVLALMTLTACTQTWVDTKYQQSDRFATWVDSTPSPYRLLAGDDISVVLPFNVELNYKGRVAPDGTVAMPFAGNLPAAGQTLAQFGETVNRALAANHMTANAMAMVAVTQTAAHVFVGGEVGKPGELALTPGMSVMQAIITAQGLLDTARTGEIVLIRRSPDGRPMLRTVDVKALTQQGDPAQDIVLQSNDTIFVPKSSIAEVDLWVDQYINKALPFNKNVNYDINGARSF
- a CDS encoding DUF6492 family protein; translated protein: MQQISAILPIKTRGRHYADNIGRCDILFSSLRHFTTPDLFHRFVIVVPHDEVEDVRGYARAWSDFPIEVIDESQYMGAFDDFSQRHQIRNWHRQQIIKINAPEWIETEYFLIFDPDCFATHRFDYDSLIVNGRAITHLKGRSVEPYYWEASAKLLDVEPHLDREGVWWTPATLSRSLCLSLQARLAAVHGTDWKRVLLANYAIDWTEYTLYWLNAERAGLLDRYHTQAVPPQRTLHADESVWFADKMQEWDAAHYFAPQSDGLFAVVQSNTKIPLEQVVAKLSPYFPIEIQPYERHVDPALKGAELYSAVVRKGLKMMKKLLGNGAGIK
- a CDS encoding glycoside hydrolase family 44 protein encodes the protein MRVLPRRSVRSVICRLTQLMGAAVLLSAAACTEATPGAALSVAIAVDAGANRHPISPLIYGINFGTTAMLQDLRAPLNRSGGNSASAYNWRLDARNAGRDWYYESLPVNPSDINDQFGERFVALTQAAGAQPIITISMLGRVATLSRSRDRLASFSIAKYGPQQNHDVDGMTDAGNGILRDGTPVRNDPDDATVPDDPASQQARVSALVQQFGPARAGGVKYYAMDNEPSLWQLIHNNSHPDGAHASEIAAKVIAYSRAVKAADPGAKVLAPEEWGWNGYLYSGFDQQHSIAHGYAQAPDRLNETGGMPYIPWLLTQWKQAGRPVDIFSLHFYPQSKEYEEPADGNSTAIALMRNRSTRNLWDPNYKDPTWINSVVALIPMMRRWVDTYYYPGTPIALTEYNWGADTRMNGATAQADILGIFGRERLDMATRWGTLDPSMPVYKAIKLYRNYDGRGGEFGSTSVSASVPDPDTVSAFAALRDKDGALTVVVVNKQLERAAQATISLANFAGTGTSEVWQLVENELTRAPDISYAGSELHADLPPQSVKLFVLRRRAN
- a CDS encoding GumC family protein; this encodes MAITTRTRPDRHAAVVDVTIRDYLNTLFYYRKIATTVFLAIVALGVLVALFVPIPYRAQATLLVLNAGYYDQTNNPNGGVSLQPPPGQLNGVEAQILSSPELHRDVILSKLGPGATASDIDRELQNFEKRLHIEQNDLANTITLTYSDTDPKAAADALARLLDKYFRQRASIFTSGRVNLLVSQRDDVGKQLDKADADLLAFQKKHGIVKIDDQTSRAVLLESQLVQRKLETDAKLAQDRSELKSLQGSTKDVRSTIPIYTDDSETSRAINTLQGSLSELENKRADFASRYMATSPFVVQLDKQIADMRANIAKQRQEMMTATRLGHNNYFDVVQERLAVLNASIAGGMAQQAALEAQIKETRDKLQGMSDVSSQLSQLQARRDILADSFKERSRQVELARVQQGQVSQINGTNVRVIQAPFPPSQRSVSASLLIAASIAAGLLISALTVLILSSLRETFLSPEQVERALLLPVVNAPVMLGGQRAGGTGTSGTSGTAAAPGVANAEAAYARPAHLAYGRMIAAINSSTDSHAKVVMALSAGKNDGLASVIQGLTSELEHRSGKPILILDIASTPDSPMYGKPNAQGLLAWPSNGGTALTDVAASGMGDTGADGSGVLSDLAFTRVDRHNIVVAQPRSGAIPSSWQQVTRLFDALRESHDYIVVHAPPSSQSFTGIENASLADATVLVVRAEATRKPVIAGLKAQVEDAGGRLIGVALTHRRGYIPSFIYRFF